In Desulfosalsimonas propionicica, one DNA window encodes the following:
- the aceA gene encoding isocitrate lyase, whose amino-acid sequence MIKTINEQAVELESKLSCHLIDTEEIENLDQSWKNDPRWKGVTRPYTAADVLHLRGTLPVQYSWADAGAKRLWRLLHTEEFVPALGALTGNQAVQQVEAGLKAIYVSGWQVAADNNAAGEMYPDQSLYPANSVPNVVRRINNAFKRADQIQVLDCRQDGPYWYAPVIADAEAGFGGPLNAFEIMKFMIEAGAAGVHFEDQLASAKKCGHLGGKVLVPTREFITKLIAARLSADICGAPALLIARTDADAAKLLTSDIDERDRPFIISRERSDEGYHWIQPGIESAIARGLSYAPYADMVWCETSVPDLDQARQFAEGIRARYPDKLLCYNCSPSFNWQANLDNAALSRFQRELGAMGYKFQFVTLAGFHSLNLGMFEMARSYRDEGMAAYSRFQQEEFKHEKADGYMATTHQKFVGTGYFDRVMTTITGGKASTGAMADSTESSQFTKK is encoded by the coding sequence ATGATCAAGACCATCAACGAGCAGGCCGTGGAGCTGGAATCAAAGCTGTCCTGTCATCTCATTGATACAGAGGAAATTGAAAATCTTGACCAGTCCTGGAAGAACGATCCCAGGTGGAAGGGCGTGACCCGGCCGTATACGGCCGCAGATGTCCTTCATCTGCGGGGCACGCTTCCGGTGCAGTACTCCTGGGCCGATGCCGGGGCCAAGCGCCTGTGGCGGCTTCTGCATACCGAGGAGTTTGTGCCGGCTTTGGGCGCGCTGACCGGAAACCAGGCCGTACAGCAGGTGGAAGCGGGCCTGAAGGCCATTTATGTGAGCGGATGGCAGGTGGCGGCTGACAACAACGCAGCCGGCGAAATGTATCCGGACCAGAGCCTCTATCCGGCCAACAGCGTGCCCAACGTGGTGCGCCGGATCAACAACGCCTTTAAGCGCGCCGACCAGATCCAGGTGCTGGACTGCAGGCAGGACGGGCCGTATTGGTACGCCCCTGTGATCGCAGATGCCGAGGCCGGATTCGGGGGGCCGTTAAACGCATTTGAGATCATGAAGTTCATGATCGAAGCCGGGGCTGCAGGTGTCCATTTCGAGGACCAGCTGGCTTCGGCCAAAAAGTGCGGCCATCTCGGGGGCAAGGTCCTGGTGCCCACCCGGGAGTTTATTACCAAGCTGATTGCTGCCCGTTTGTCTGCAGATATCTGCGGGGCGCCCGCGCTTTTGATCGCCCGTACGGATGCCGATGCGGCAAAGCTTTTGACAAGCGATATTGACGAGCGGGACCGGCCCTTTATCATCAGCCGGGAGCGCTCCGACGAAGGCTATCACTGGATCCAGCCCGGCATTGAATCCGCCATTGCCCGTGGCCTTTCCTATGCCCCGTATGCGGACATGGTCTGGTGTGAGACCTCGGTGCCGGACCTGGACCAGGCCCGGCAGTTTGCCGAAGGTATCCGTGCCCGGTACCCGGACAAGCTGCTTTGCTACAATTGCTCGCCATCGTTTAACTGGCAGGCCAACCTTGACAATGCCGCTCTTTCCCGGTTCCAGCGGGAGCTGGGCGCCATGGGCTATAAGTTCCAGTTTGTCACCCTGGCCGGATTTCATTCCCTGAACCTGGGCATGTTCGAAATGGCCCGCAGTTATCGCGACGAGGGCATGGCCGCGTATTCGCGCTTCCAGCAGGAGGAGTTCAAACATGAGAAGGCGGATGGCTACATGGCCACCACCCACCAGAAATTTGTGGGCACAGGCTATTTTGACCGGGTCATGACCACCATCACCGGCGGCAAGGCCTCCACCGGTGCCATGGCGGATTCCACCGAAAGCTCTCAGTTTACCAAAAAGTAA
- a CDS encoding molybdopterin-dependent oxidoreductase, with amino-acid sequence MDRRTFLKLAGMGSLAFASACTLENEKNLYSLVRLEDDMTPGRASWYASTCRQCPAGCGVLAKNREGRVIKLEGNPLHPINSGKLCIRGQAALQEIYHPDRLKKPRIRENNTWKTIGYDRALALVAEKTKAAAAKGENRVRMVTQIEGGMRMDVFKKALAAANSTELLVFEPFSFEKIRAANQQVFGVNAIGSWKIREADLLVGFGADFCETWLSPVEYARQFKTMHAWQGAAKGRFFHVSPWRGITGANADCWLSCAPGTEAAICLGLIRRVMEQNPPRNIPDRTAKAIRAASDPFDDNQVTAMSGINPDAWQRLAAAISEAENPLVLGGPTTAADACDVQTEFAVNLLNYLLDPGLGKMDFTRPHRVQKAASHLQILDFFDHIGAQAPDVVLLNQINPVYALGPEIKERLEQTDAFVVSFSNFMDETAQCADLVFPTSLALESWDEYSAYPDLLSLCQPAMKPLHGAPCITDVFLQVAPDAAQNTANAKEALLSHVQQNYPVSDTRTWMQAVRKGGLFDLPRSKQAHEKPRLQEPGFAKWLTRISVSGNEQNLSFAALPSVRFFDGRAADLPWACEIPDPVTQVAWQSPVLVHPDTGASLGIGHEDVVRIRTAHGQIQAPVYETSDIHPGVMGLYAGQGHTAGGRYAKGQGANAFLLFSVKSGFAADIAVCQTGALEVEKTGQKQKLAATAGSMDPHGRKIALTVAADDLAKPAKEKKHGLAMHDFPLTLPLPGGYDKHRDFYPPHDHEDYRWAMVVDLDRCIGCSACAAACYAENNLGVAGEEQIINGREMSWIHIERYWQIDDPENSVFLPMLCQHCDNAPCESVCPVYAPHHSKEGLNNQIYNRCIGTRFCAQNCPYKVRRFNWFDWKWPEPLNLQLNPDVTVRSKGVMEKCSFCVQRIKAAHGRAKDENRKIRDGEVTPACVQTCPTDALVFGSLMDEHSRVSQMVRDRRAYQVMGYLNTKPAVIYLKKVVHKDGAI; translated from the coding sequence ATGGATCGTCGAACCTTTCTGAAACTTGCGGGCATGGGGAGCCTGGCGTTTGCTTCCGCATGCACCCTGGAAAATGAGAAAAACCTCTATTCTCTGGTCCGGCTCGAAGACGATATGACCCCGGGCAGGGCCAGTTGGTATGCCTCAACCTGCCGCCAGTGCCCGGCCGGCTGCGGGGTGCTGGCCAAAAACCGGGAGGGGCGTGTTATCAAGCTTGAAGGCAACCCCCTGCACCCGATCAACAGTGGAAAGCTTTGCATCCGCGGCCAGGCCGCCCTCCAGGAAATTTACCATCCGGACCGGCTCAAAAAGCCCCGCATCAGGGAAAACAACACCTGGAAAACCATCGGGTATGACAGGGCCCTGGCCCTGGTGGCGGAAAAAACAAAAGCCGCTGCAGCCAAAGGCGAAAACCGGGTGCGCATGGTCACGCAAATCGAAGGCGGCATGCGCATGGATGTTTTCAAAAAAGCCCTTGCAGCGGCAAACAGCACAGAGCTCCTTGTTTTTGAGCCCTTTTCCTTTGAAAAGATCCGGGCGGCAAACCAGCAGGTTTTCGGTGTAAATGCCATCGGTTCCTGGAAGATCCGGGAGGCTGATCTTCTTGTGGGCTTTGGCGCGGATTTCTGCGAAACTTGGCTTTCGCCGGTGGAATATGCCCGGCAGTTTAAAACCATGCACGCCTGGCAGGGAGCTGCAAAGGGCCGGTTTTTTCATGTCAGCCCCTGGCGGGGCATCACCGGGGCCAATGCTGATTGCTGGCTTTCCTGCGCCCCGGGCACTGAAGCGGCCATATGCCTGGGCTTGATCCGCCGGGTCATGGAACAAAACCCGCCCCGGAACATCCCGGATAGGACCGCAAAAGCAATCCGGGCGGCTTCAGACCCCTTTGATGACAACCAGGTGACCGCCATGTCCGGCATCAACCCGGATGCCTGGCAGCGCCTGGCCGCGGCCATTTCAGAGGCGGAAAATCCCCTGGTGCTGGGCGGCCCGACAACTGCGGCAGATGCCTGTGACGTGCAGACCGAGTTTGCGGTCAACCTGCTCAACTACCTGCTGGACCCGGGTCTTGGAAAAATGGATTTTACCCGGCCGCACCGCGTTCAAAAGGCTGCATCCCACTTGCAGATTTTGGATTTTTTCGATCACATCGGCGCCCAAGCCCCGGATGTGGTGCTTTTAAACCAGATCAATCCCGTATACGCCCTCGGCCCGGAGATAAAGGAACGCCTTGAGCAGACCGATGCCTTTGTGGTGAGTTTTTCCAATTTCATGGACGAGACCGCCCAATGTGCGGACCTGGTGTTTCCCACCAGCCTGGCCCTGGAATCCTGGGATGAGTATAGCGCATACCCGGACCTGCTGTCATTGTGTCAGCCGGCCATGAAACCCCTGCATGGTGCGCCCTGTATTACGGATGTGTTTTTGCAGGTCGCCCCGGATGCAGCGCAAAACACTGCAAACGCCAAAGAGGCACTGCTCTCGCATGTGCAGCAAAATTACCCGGTCTCAGATACCCGGACCTGGATGCAGGCCGTGCGCAAAGGTGGACTGTTTGATCTGCCCCGGTCAAAACAGGCCCATGAAAAGCCCCGGCTGCAGGAGCCCGGGTTTGCAAAATGGCTCACCAGGATTTCCGTTTCCGGCAATGAGCAAAACCTTTCCTTTGCCGCCCTGCCGTCTGTACGTTTCTTTGACGGACGTGCGGCAGACCTGCCCTGGGCCTGTGAAATTCCGGACCCGGTCACCCAGGTGGCCTGGCAGAGCCCGGTACTGGTGCATCCGGACACCGGGGCAAGTCTTGGCATCGGTCATGAGGACGTGGTGCGCATCCGCACCGCCCACGGACAAATCCAGGCGCCGGTATATGAAACCTCAGATATTCATCCCGGGGTGATGGGTCTTTATGCCGGCCAGGGACACACCGCAGGGGGCCGGTATGCAAAAGGGCAGGGGGCAAACGCGTTTTTGCTTTTTTCCGTGAAATCCGGATTTGCCGCAGACATTGCCGTGTGCCAAACCGGTGCCCTGGAAGTGGAAAAAACCGGGCAAAAGCAGAAGCTTGCCGCCACGGCCGGCAGCATGGACCCCCACGGCCGGAAAATCGCGCTCACTGTTGCCGCAGACGATCTGGCCAAACCGGCAAAAGAAAAAAAACACGGACTGGCCATGCACGATTTTCCCCTGACCCTGCCCCTGCCCGGGGGCTATGACAAGCACCGGGATTTTTACCCCCCGCATGATCACGAGGATTACCGCTGGGCCATGGTGGTGGACCTGGACCGGTGCATTGGGTGCAGCGCCTGTGCGGCGGCCTGTTATGCGGAAAACAACCTGGGCGTGGCCGGAGAGGAACAGATCATAAACGGCCGGGAGATGTCCTGGATTCACATTGAGCGCTACTGGCAGATTGATGATCCGGAAAATTCCGTTTTTCTGCCCATGCTCTGCCAGCACTGCGACAATGCCCCGTGCGAGTCGGTCTGCCCGGTCTACGCCCCCCACCACAGCAAGGAGGGGCTAAACAACCAGATTTACAACCGGTGTATCGGCACCCGGTTCTGCGCCCAGAACTGCCCCTACAAGGTTCGGCGCTTTAACTGGTTTGACTGGAAATGGCCGGAGCCGTTAAATCTCCAGCTCAACCCGGATGTCACGGTGCGCAGCAAGGGGGTCATGGAAAAATGCTCCTTTTGTGTCCAGCGCATCAAGGCAGCCCATGGCCGGGCAAAGGATGAAAACAGAAAGATCAGAGACGGCGAGGTGACACCGGCCTGTGTGCAGACCTGTCCCACAGACGCACTGGTATTCGGCAGTCTCATGGATGAACACAGCCGGGTATCGCAGATGGTCAGAGACCGCCGGGCATATCAGGTCATGGGATATTTGAACACCAAGCCGGCTGTGATATATCTCAAAAAAGTGGTGCACAAGGACGGCGCCATCTGA
- the nrfD gene encoding NrfD/PsrC family molybdoenzyme membrane anchor subunit — translation MEKLSFQEIDNTVAATLEPPGRFYWGVVGLLFCGVLVGAFCWGWQIMVGIGAGGQNSPVNWGTYLINFVFWVGIAHSGTLISAILYLLRAQWRNPIARAAETMTVFAVCTAGLFPFIHLGRVWMVYYMLPVPNQRTLWPNFQSPLMFDVVAISTYLIVSVLFWYTGMLPDLAIIRDRATGVRKKVFSVLSLGWTGRYEHWRHYTRGYLLFAALATPLVISVHSVVSWDFALGVIPGWHTTIFAPYFVAGAIHSGLAMVLTLMIPMRKIFRAERIITMHVLESVAKTIVFTGLIVGFAYGTEYFIAWYSQNTVEMEVFSFRSTGGFALSYWIMVVCNSLVPLLFFFKRIRTHIFWLFGISIVVNIGMWFERFVIIISSVSHDFLPNAWGQYAPTAIEYGIMLGSFSLFFFLYFLFVKHLPAISMTEMKELQHQETAHE, via the coding sequence ATGGAAAAACTTTCATTTCAGGAAATTGACAACACTGTTGCCGCCACCCTGGAGCCGCCGGGCCGGTTTTACTGGGGCGTGGTGGGACTGCTGTTTTGCGGGGTCCTGGTTGGCGCTTTCTGCTGGGGCTGGCAGATCATGGTGGGCATCGGCGCAGGCGGCCAGAACAGCCCGGTCAACTGGGGCACCTATCTGATCAATTTCGTTTTCTGGGTGGGCATTGCCCATTCCGGGACCCTGATATCGGCCATTTTGTATCTGCTGCGGGCCCAATGGCGAAATCCCATTGCCCGGGCTGCTGAAACCATGACCGTGTTTGCCGTTTGCACGGCCGGCCTTTTTCCGTTTATTCACCTGGGCCGGGTGTGGATGGTCTACTACATGCTGCCTGTTCCCAATCAGCGTACCTTGTGGCCCAATTTCCAGTCGCCGCTGATGTTTGACGTGGTGGCCATCAGCACCTACCTGATTGTCAGCGTGCTTTTCTGGTACACCGGCATGCTGCCGGATCTGGCCATCATCCGGGACCGGGCCACGGGCGTTCGGAAAAAGGTGTTTTCCGTGCTTTCCCTTGGATGGACCGGAAGATACGAGCACTGGCGGCATTACACCCGGGGCTATCTTTTGTTTGCCGCCCTTGCCACGCCCCTGGTGATATCCGTGCACAGCGTGGTGTCCTGGGACTTTGCCCTGGGCGTGATTCCGGGCTGGCACACCACCATATTCGCTCCGTATTTCGTGGCCGGCGCCATTCACTCGGGCCTGGCCATGGTGCTGACCCTGATGATCCCTATGCGAAAAATTTTCAGGGCAGAGCGCATCATCACCATGCACGTGCTGGAAAGTGTTGCCAAGACCATCGTGTTTACCGGCCTGATCGTGGGATTTGCCTACGGCACCGAGTATTTCATTGCCTGGTACAGTCAGAACACCGTGGAAATGGAAGTGTTTTCATTCCGCTCCACCGGCGGGTTCGCGCTTTCCTACTGGATCATGGTGGTCTGCAATTCTCTTGTGCCCCTGCTGTTTTTCTTCAAACGCATCCGCACCCACATTTTCTGGTTGTTTGGGATTTCCATCGTGGTTAATATCGGCATGTGGTTTGAGCGGTTCGTGATTATCATCAGCAGCGTGTCCCATGATTTTCTGCCCAATGCCTGGGGTCAATATGCGCCCACGGCAATCGAGTACGGGATCATGCTGGGCAGTTTTTCCCTGTTTTTCTTTTTGTATTTTTTGTTTGTCAAGCATCTGCCGGCCATTTCCATGACCGAGATGAAGGAACTGCAGCATCAGGAAACAGCCCATGAATAG
- a CDS encoding DUF3341 domain-containing protein, with the protein MNSGYTQLTALFADDSRAAKAILTLRDTGWSVADVHGPIPSEAISKALGVKKSMVGWFTLLGGVMGFFLGYFLAVFTATRWDLMVSGKPVLSYVPFFIVGFEFTILFAVFGNVLGLILLARLPAYQDLPHRVTRCASDRFGVVVDCDVSKQQELQAILTQLGAEVPEESATGGES; encoded by the coding sequence ATGAATAGCGGCTATACACAGTTAACCGCCCTTTTTGCAGATGACAGCCGGGCGGCCAAAGCCATTTTAACCCTGCGCGATACCGGCTGGTCTGTTGCAGATGTGCACGGCCCCATTCCCAGCGAGGCCATATCAAAGGCTCTCGGGGTCAAAAAAAGCATGGTGGGGTGGTTTACGCTTTTGGGCGGGGTGATGGGATTTTTTCTGGGATATTTTCTGGCCGTGTTTACGGCCACGCGCTGGGACCTGATGGTCAGCGGCAAGCCGGTGCTGTCCTATGTGCCGTTTTTTATCGTTGGCTTTGAGTTCACGATTTTGTTTGCTGTGTTTGGCAACGTGCTCGGCCTGATTCTGCTGGCCCGGCTGCCGGCCTATCAGGACCTGCCCCACCGGGTCACCCGGTGCGCCTCTGACCGGTTCGGGGTGGTGGTGGACTGCGATGTAAGCAAACAACAGGAACTGCAGGCAATTTTAACCCAACTGGGCGCGGAAGTGCCCGAAGAATCGGCTACGGGCGGGGAATCGTGA
- a CDS encoding cytochrome c3 family protein: protein MKPFDRIKNFFAAVSLNRWPVVFVILAAGLGGVFAYLVYVYPSAAMGPEQPIAFSHRVHAGIKDIDCRFCHPFVERSTYPGVPEVQKCLFCHDHIIAGHPEIQKEHTYFNTDTPTPWRRVNYLPEHVMFNHQRHIKKDVACASCHGQVEEKDRLKGRAFEMGFCLECHRAEEANLDCWLACHN from the coding sequence ATGAAACCCTTTGACCGGATAAAGAACTTTTTTGCAGCAGTTTCGCTAAACCGCTGGCCTGTAGTCTTTGTGATTCTGGCGGCAGGGCTGGGGGGGGTATTTGCATACCTGGTGTATGTGTATCCGTCTGCGGCCATGGGCCCGGAGCAGCCCATTGCCTTTTCCCACCGGGTCCATGCCGGTATCAAGGACATTGATTGCCGGTTCTGCCATCCGTTTGTGGAAAGATCCACTTATCCCGGGGTGCCGGAGGTGCAAAAGTGCCTGTTCTGCCATGATCACATCATCGCCGGACATCCGGAAATCCAGAAGGAGCATACATATTTTAACACGGATACGCCCACACCGTGGCGGCGGGTCAATTACCTGCCCGAGCATGTGATGTTTAATCACCAGCGTCACATCAAAAAGGATGTGGCGTGTGCCTCCTGCCACGGGCAGGTGGAAGAAAAGGACCGGCTGAAGGGAAGGGCGTTTGAAATGGGATTCTGCCTGGAGTGTCACCGGGCAGAGGAGGCCAATCTGGATTGCTGGCTGGCCTGCCACAACTAG
- a CDS encoding cbb3-type cytochrome c oxidase subunit I has product MTESQPIKRSDYATAKGFCLTSAFWMMAATFMGLLGATELIAPDLTENIGWLSFGRVRPTHVNLVLFGFATPGLLGAVFYFFPRVLQTRLYSEKLGVATVIAWNVMLVTLVVTLLSGHTQAREYAELIWPVDLLVVLAFFMITVNFFMTVQKREEPLIYVSVWYACAAAVLTMLTYALGNVIWQPDGGALTGIPDAILLWFYGHNIFGLLLTPFSIAVAYYVIPKAVRAPLYSHTLSLLGFWALIVVYTHIGTHHLLQVPVPTWLKVVAIVDSIAMVIPVAAFLINIWYTAKGKLGAIHADIGAKFVFTGTIMYFFVSIQGSMMALPQVQRVTHFNNWVVGHAHIGVLGFSGMIALGGLYYVLPRITGKPLFSRFLADFQYWLILIGVVGFTVILTIAGLIQGNAWLNGETVYRVLPEIHLYYVIRAGLGVLIFVSAIIGFYNIIRSVFMPAGGGK; this is encoded by the coding sequence GTGACAGAGAGCCAACCCATCAAAAGATCCGATTATGCCACTGCCAAGGGGTTTTGCCTGACTTCGGCCTTCTGGATGATGGCGGCCACGTTCATGGGGCTTTTGGGGGCAACCGAGCTGATTGCCCCGGATCTGACCGAAAATATTGGCTGGCTCAGTTTCGGCCGGGTGCGGCCCACCCATGTGAACCTGGTGCTTTTCGGTTTTGCAACCCCCGGGCTTTTGGGAGCGGTGTTTTATTTTTTCCCCAGGGTTCTGCAGACCCGGCTTTACAGTGAAAAGCTGGGGGTGGCAACGGTGATTGCCTGGAATGTCATGCTGGTCACCCTGGTTGTCACCCTGCTTTCAGGCCATACCCAGGCCCGGGAGTATGCCGAACTGATCTGGCCGGTGGATTTGCTGGTGGTCCTGGCTTTTTTTATGATTACGGTCAATTTTTTCATGACCGTGCAAAAACGTGAAGAACCCCTGATCTATGTTTCTGTCTGGTATGCGTGTGCGGCGGCCGTTTTGACCATGCTCACCTATGCCCTGGGAAATGTAATCTGGCAGCCCGACGGCGGGGCCCTGACCGGGATTCCGGACGCGATTTTGCTGTGGTTTTACGGGCACAACATTTTCGGTCTGCTGTTGACCCCGTTTTCCATTGCCGTGGCCTATTACGTGATACCAAAGGCGGTCCGGGCCCCCCTTTACAGCCATACGCTGTCACTGCTGGGTTTCTGGGCTTTGATCGTGGTCTACACCCACATCGGCACCCATCACCTGCTTCAGGTGCCCGTGCCCACCTGGCTCAAAGTGGTGGCCATTGTTGACAGCATTGCCATGGTGATTCCGGTTGCGGCCTTTCTCATCAACATCTGGTATACGGCCAAAGGCAAACTCGGGGCCATTCATGCCGATATCGGGGCCAAGTTCGTGTTTACCGGCACCATCATGTATTTTTTTGTCAGCATCCAGGGCTCCATGATGGCTTTGCCCCAGGTGCAGCGGGTGACTCATTTTAACAACTGGGTGGTGGGCCATGCCCATATCGGAGTGCTGGGATTTTCCGGCATGATCGCTTTGGGCGGGCTTTATTACGTGCTGCCCCGTATTACCGGCAAACCCCTTTTCTCCCGGTTTCTGGCGGATTTTCAGTACTGGCTGATTTTAATCGGGGTGGTGGGCTTTACGGTGATTTTAACCATTGCCGGACTCATTCAGGGCAATGCCTGGCTAAACGGGGAAACCGTCTATCGGGTCCTGCCGGAAATTCACCTGTATTACGTGATTCGGGCCGGGCTGGGGGTGCTTATTTTTGTTTCCGCCATTATCGGGTTTTATAACATCATCCGATCGGTATTTATGCCTGCAGGAGGTGGAAAATGA
- a CDS encoding cbb3-type cytochrome c oxidase subunit II — translation MKMTPAVIFAGSVLILAAVVAVVVVLPYYHTNQTQPSEIFRPRTDAEAAGRQIYIENGCVYCHSQSIRSIDWGLGAERIADAGDYVADRPILLGSQRTGPDLSQQGGEHPDDWHMAHFANPRYTSPLSIMPAFAFLGEEKIQELTAYVQSLGMKDADRRMARQNKWKEQAVAAYEKGPDKNVQWLHDHVPETWRKMANPYPTTEGGLARGHKIYQDFCMGCHGPIGDGMGPAQPYLYPPPLNFTVLKDRGITGGILYYQIMNGITGTAMPYFKKHLESEKIWDVGNYVAEYFINQSDAGEDIGGIDVSYEP, via the coding sequence ATGAAAATGACCCCTGCGGTAATATTTGCCGGAAGCGTGCTCATCCTGGCTGCGGTGGTGGCCGTAGTGGTGGTGCTGCCTTATTATCACACCAACCAGACCCAACCATCTGAAATATTCCGTCCGAGAACCGATGCCGAGGCCGCGGGCCGGCAGATTTATATTGAAAATGGGTGCGTGTACTGCCACAGCCAGTCCATCCGCAGCATTGACTGGGGACTCGGGGCTGAGCGCATTGCCGATGCCGGCGATTACGTGGCAGACCGGCCCATTTTGCTGGGTTCCCAGCGCACGGGCCCGGATTTGTCCCAGCAGGGCGGCGAGCACCCGGATGACTGGCACATGGCCCATTTTGCCAATCCCCGCTATACCAGCCCGTTGTCGATCATGCCGGCGTTTGCCTTTCTGGGAGAGGAAAAAATTCAGGAACTCACCGCCTATGTCCAGAGCCTTGGGATGAAGGATGCAGACAGGCGCATGGCCCGGCAGAACAAATGGAAAGAGCAGGCTGTGGCTGCCTATGAAAAGGGACCGGACAAAAACGTGCAATGGCTCCATGATCATGTGCCCGAGACCTGGCGAAAAATGGCCAACCCTTATCCCACCACAGAGGGGGGGCTGGCCCGGGGCCACAAGATCTACCAGGATTTCTGCATGGGATGCCACGGCCCCATCGGCGACGGCATGGGCCCGGCCCAGCCCTATCTGTATCCGCCGCCTTTAAATTTCACGGTATTAAAGGACCGGGGCATTACCGGCGGGATTTTGTATTACCAGATCATGAACGGCATCACCGGCACGGCCATGCCGTATTTCAAAAAGCATCTGGAATCGGAAAAAATCTGGGATGTGGGCAATTACGTGGCCGAGTATTTCATCAATCAAAGCGATGCCGGCGAGGATATCGGCGGCATTGACGTATCTTATGAGCCATAG
- the ccoS gene encoding cbb3-type cytochrome oxidase assembly protein CcoS has product MYFPYFAAYMGIGIFLAVGLFVWALKNGQFSEQQRARFLPLEDEPNAGEVQSSRMGRLEFLTLGFLASAGLAASAAVLVFALVSF; this is encoded by the coding sequence ATGTATTTTCCTTATTTTGCGGCTTATATGGGCATCGGGATTTTCCTTGCAGTGGGCTTGTTTGTCTGGGCCCTGAAAAACGGCCAGTTTTCCGAACAGCAGCGGGCGCGCTTTCTGCCCCTGGAAGATGAGCCAAATGCCGGCGAAGTTCAAAGTTCACGCATGGGGCGGCTGGAATTTCTCACACTCGGGTTTCTGGCCAGTGCCGGGCTGGCCGCAAGTGCGGCAGTGCTAGTTTTTGCGCTGGTATCTTTTTAG
- a CDS encoding c-type cytochrome has translation MIKRIAVLGVLGVVLAVGVYAVITVYDNLMSAGRMWETPAIKPQERPMDTMTKGVVPFSGGEAQLRATPAEELSSPWPQADADIIARGKTVYARFCVHCHGKNYDGMATVGQSFSPLPTDLTSSAVQSMHEGQMFHSISYGTPNGRQPPLHASITPEDRWRVIAFVKHLGK, from the coding sequence ATGATCAAGCGGATCGCGGTACTGGGGGTTTTGGGTGTGGTGCTGGCTGTGGGCGTTTACGCTGTGATCACGGTTTATGACAATCTCATGTCCGCCGGCCGCATGTGGGAGACCCCGGCCATCAAGCCCCAGGAACGACCCATGGACACCATGACCAAAGGCGTGGTGCCGTTTTCCGGCGGTGAGGCCCAGCTGCGGGCAACCCCGGCAGAAGAACTCAGCTCTCCCTGGCCGCAGGCCGATGCGGATATCATCGCCCGGGGTAAAACGGTTTACGCGCGTTTCTGCGTTCACTGCCACGGAAAAAATTATGACGGCATGGCAACCGTGGGCCAGAGTTTTTCGCCCCTGCCCACGGACCTGACATCCAGTGCAGTGCAGTCCATGCATGAAGGGCAGATGTTTCATTCCATCAGCTATGGCACCCCAAACGGCCGCCAGCCGCCCCTGCACGCTTCCATCACCCCGGAGGACCGCTGGCGGGTGATCGCCTTTGTCAAACACCTTGGGAAATAA